The Aminithiophilus ramosus genome contains a region encoding:
- the nuoF gene encoding NADH-quinone oxidoreductase subunit NuoF, translated as MADVKMHILVCGGTGCISAQSDKIAENLRRCLKEQGLEEEVKVLMTGCFGFCEQGPVVKVAPDNTFYVKVTPEDAEEIVAEHIIKGRKVDRLLFVDPETAEHVADSKHMEFYKKQMRIALRNCGFIDPENLSEYVARDGYLALGQILESMTPQQVVDVMKKSGLRGRGGGGFPTGLKWEFASKYQDDQKYVICNADEGDPGAFMDRSILEGDPHSIVEAMAICGYAIGASKGMVYIRAEYPLAVKRLRKAIEDAREAGLLGSNILGSDFAFDIEIRYGAGAFVCGEETGLIHSMEGERGEPTSKPPFPAEKGFWGKPSNVNNVETFANVPVIFLKGADWFASIGTEKSKGTKVFALAGKVNNVGLVEVPMGTTLREVIFDIGGGIRGGKKFKAVQTGGPSGGCLTAKHLDTPIDFDNLIAAGSMMGSGGMIVMDEDNCMVSVAKFYLEFTVEESCGKCTPCRVGNKRMHEILEKITSGKGTEADLKLLKDLALIIKDTSLCGLGQTAPNPVLSTLDNFRDEYEAHVREKRCPAGSCKKLISFEIVADKCKGCTLCARVCPAAAISGKVREPHVIDQDKCVKCGACMTACKFGAIIKK; from the coding sequence ATGGCTGACGTCAAGATGCATATTCTCGTCTGCGGCGGGACGGGCTGTATTTCGGCCCAGAGCGACAAGATCGCCGAGAACCTCCGTCGCTGCCTGAAGGAGCAGGGCCTGGAAGAGGAAGTGAAGGTCCTCATGACGGGCTGCTTCGGCTTCTGCGAGCAGGGTCCCGTCGTCAAGGTCGCTCCCGACAATACCTTCTACGTCAAGGTCACGCCCGAAGACGCCGAGGAGATCGTCGCCGAGCACATCATCAAGGGGCGCAAGGTCGACAGGCTGCTTTTCGTCGATCCCGAGACGGCCGAGCACGTGGCCGACTCGAAGCACATGGAGTTCTACAAGAAGCAGATGCGCATCGCCCTGCGCAACTGCGGCTTCATCGACCCCGAGAATCTGAGCGAATACGTGGCCCGCGACGGCTACCTGGCCCTGGGACAGATCCTGGAGTCCATGACGCCCCAGCAGGTCGTCGACGTCATGAAGAAGTCCGGCCTCCGCGGCCGGGGAGGCGGCGGCTTCCCGACGGGGCTCAAGTGGGAGTTCGCCTCCAAGTACCAGGACGACCAGAAGTACGTCATCTGCAACGCCGACGAGGGGGACCCCGGCGCCTTCATGGACCGCTCCATCCTCGAGGGCGACCCCCATTCCATCGTCGAGGCCATGGCCATCTGCGGCTACGCCATCGGCGCCAGCAAGGGCATGGTCTACATCCGCGCCGAATATCCCCTGGCCGTCAAGCGCCTCCGCAAGGCCATCGAGGACGCCCGCGAGGCCGGCCTCCTGGGATCGAACATCCTGGGCAGCGACTTCGCCTTCGACATCGAGATCCGCTACGGCGCCGGAGCCTTCGTCTGCGGCGAGGAGACGGGCCTCATCCACTCCATGGAGGGCGAGCGGGGCGAGCCGACGAGCAAGCCTCCCTTCCCGGCCGAGAAGGGCTTCTGGGGCAAGCCGTCGAACGTGAACAACGTCGAGACCTTCGCCAACGTCCCCGTCATCTTCCTCAAGGGCGCCGACTGGTTCGCCTCCATCGGCACGGAGAAGAGCAAGGGAACGAAGGTCTTCGCCCTGGCCGGCAAGGTCAACAACGTCGGCCTCGTCGAGGTCCCCATGGGAACGACGCTGCGCGAGGTCATCTTCGACATCGGCGGCGGCATCCGGGGCGGCAAGAAGTTCAAGGCCGTCCAGACCGGCGGTCCCTCCGGCGGCTGTCTCACCGCGAAGCATCTGGACACGCCCATCGACTTCGACAACCTCATCGCCGCCGGCTCCATGATGGGCTCGGGCGGGATGATCGTCATGGACGAGGACAACTGCATGGTCTCGGTGGCCAAGTTCTACCTGGAGTTCACCGTCGAGGAGTCCTGCGGCAAGTGCACCCCCTGCCGCGTGGGCAACAAGCGCATGCACGAGATCCTGGAGAAGATCACCAGCGGCAAGGGAACCGAGGCCGACCTGAAGCTTCTCAAGGACCTGGCCCTGATCATCAAGGACACCTCCCTCTGCGGCCTGGGCCAGACGGCGCCCAACCCCGTCCTCTCGACGCTGGACAACTTCCGCGACGAGTACGAGGCCCACGTGAGGGAGAAGCGCTGCCCCGCCGGGAGCTGCAAGAAGCTCATCTCCTTCGAGATCGTCGCCGACAAGTGCAAAGGCTGTACGCTCTGCGCCCGGGTCTGCCCCGCGGCGGCCATCAGCGGCAAGGTGCGGGAGCCCCACGTCATCGACCAGGACAAGTGCGTCAAGTGCGGCGCCTGCATGACGGCCTGCAAGTTCGGCGCCATTATCAAGAAGTGA
- a CDS encoding M20 family metallopeptidase, translated as MKTYSALARRLDDRIETETEAAVALSEDLAAHPELSGEEYESSRKIVALLERARFALTFPYADLPTAFRATRGSGTPRVALLVEYDALPELGHACGHNLHGAMSVLAALGLAEIVDDIGGTLDVIGTPAEETDGAKCSMADKGLFDGYDLALMIHSGSGVSMAAFRSLAMDGYRFTFRGRTAHAAAAPWEGRNALNGVQLFFHAVDMLRQHSRPEARIHGVIDRGGTAPNIVPEEAVCRFEFRAPARTYLDGLRERCFDCARGAALATGTEVTWEKFESSFDEIVPNEAGEALVEEIFDELSIPFTTPADPAGSTDMGNVSRRCPALHPILAVTPHDYPLHTREFARAVVGPEAHRALLAGARVLGRAVLRTFLDGDLREAMRRDLEKNRR; from the coding sequence GTGAAAACCTACTCTGCCCTGGCCCGACGTCTCGACGACCGCATCGAGACCGAGACCGAGGCCGCCGTCGCCCTCAGCGAGGACCTGGCGGCCCATCCCGAGCTCTCCGGCGAGGAATACGAGAGCAGCCGCAAGATCGTCGCCCTTCTCGAAAGGGCCCGGTTCGCCCTCACCTTTCCCTACGCCGATCTGCCCACGGCCTTCAGGGCCACCAGGGGGAGCGGCACCCCTCGCGTGGCCCTCCTCGTCGAGTACGACGCCCTTCCCGAGCTGGGCCATGCCTGCGGCCACAACCTCCACGGCGCCATGTCCGTCCTCGCCGCCCTCGGCCTGGCCGAGATCGTCGACGACATCGGCGGCACCCTCGACGTCATCGGCACGCCGGCCGAGGAGACGGACGGCGCCAAGTGCTCCATGGCCGACAAGGGCCTCTTCGACGGGTACGACCTGGCCCTCATGATCCACTCGGGATCGGGCGTCTCCATGGCCGCCTTCCGGTCGCTGGCCATGGATGGCTACCGTTTCACCTTCCGGGGCAGGACGGCCCACGCCGCGGCGGCCCCCTGGGAGGGGCGCAACGCCCTCAACGGCGTCCAGCTCTTCTTCCACGCCGTCGACATGCTGCGCCAGCACAGCCGTCCCGAGGCGAGGATCCACGGCGTCATCGACAGGGGCGGCACGGCGCCCAACATCGTCCCCGAAGAGGCCGTCTGCCGCTTCGAATTCCGGGCGCCGGCGCGGACCTATCTCGACGGCCTCAGGGAGCGCTGTTTCGACTGCGCCCGAGGGGCGGCCCTGGCGACGGGGACGGAGGTGACCTGGGAGAAATTCGAGTCGAGCTTCGACGAGATCGTCCCCAACGAGGCCGGCGAGGCCCTCGTCGAGGAGATCTTCGACGAGCTTTCCATCCCCTTCACGACGCCGGCCGATCCGGCGGGCTCGACGGACATGGGCAACGTGAGCCGCCGTTGCCCGGCCCTCCATCCCATCCTGGCCGTCACGCCTCACGACTACCCCCTCCACACGAGGGAATTCGCCCGAGCCGTCGTCGGTCCCGAGGCCCACAGGGCCCTTCTCGCCGGAGCCCGCGTCCTCGGCAGGGCCGTCCTGCGCACCTTCCTCGACGGAGATCTGAGGGAGGCCATGAGAAGGGACCTGGAGAAGAACCGGCGGTGA
- a CDS encoding (2Fe-2S) ferredoxin domain-containing protein translates to MAKIGSLEELRKLKEKTKNATELREKGHDIEKLVQVKVSMATCGIASGARETLADFMRLSREKGIENIVFTQTGCMGYCHSEPTVEVTKPGEDPIVFGNVKGDRVREIVEKYILKGELVADIIPTAYKTIDQ, encoded by the coding sequence ATGGCTAAGATCGGTTCTCTCGAAGAGCTGCGCAAGCTGAAGGAAAAGACGAAGAACGCCACGGAGCTTCGCGAGAAGGGACACGACATCGAGAAGCTCGTTCAGGTCAAAGTCAGCATGGCCACCTGCGGCATCGCCTCGGGCGCCCGGGAGACTCTGGCCGATTTCATGAGGCTTTCCCGCGAGAAGGGCATCGAGAATATCGTCTTCACTCAGACGGGCTGCATGGGCTACTGCCACAGCGAGCCCACCGTCGAGGTGACCAAGCCCGGCGAGGATCCCATCGTCTTCGGCAACGTCAAGGGCGACAGGGTCCGGGAAATCGTCGAGAAGTACATCCTCAAGGGCGAGCTTGTGGCGGATATCATTCCCACCGCCTACAAGACCATCGACCAGTGA
- a CDS encoding ISNCY family transposase, which yields MIHLVLFLSSLRSRPCRRTMVLSLVKRTGKMSLMTTRRDLLMKTKEARRLGLVEEAVAGNLTVQEVADRLGLSRRQVFRLKRRYREEGAQGLLHKGRGKPSRRRISQETRDFVVSLAKGLYRDTSCQHMAELLAEEHDLVLSAKSIARFLRAENLSLVHRHRAPKRRSRRVRRSRRGDLVQMDASPFDWFEIGERCTLHGVIDDATGEVLGLWMARNECLFGYFRVLRQMLDRHGVPRELYADRHTIFLSPKSEKLTIKEELEDSAPVTQFGRALEALGTRYVPAGSPQAKGRIERLWGTLQDRLVVAFRRAGVKTIEEANVLLAAYPGEVHNPRFARPPAEGASAFLPPPDGPALDLLLTRQTDRKASGDSTISLDGKQYALIGPRRRPLLLARGQAVKVIEKLDGKLLALVHDGLYDLAAVDKEPPATPPPVIETKTGTPCKTKKQRKPAADHPWRQNPAPPAAAVGSEQGTGSPP from the coding sequence ATGATACATTTAGTGCTTTTTTTGTCAAGTTTGCGGTCCCGCCCCTGTCGCCGGACAATGGTATTGTCACTCGTGAAGAGGACAGGGAAAATGTCACTTATGACGACCAGGAGAGACCTACTCATGAAGACAAAAGAAGCAAGGCGCTTGGGGTTGGTGGAAGAGGCTGTCGCGGGCAACCTGACGGTTCAGGAGGTGGCCGATCGGCTCGGTCTGAGCCGCCGTCAGGTCTTTCGGCTCAAACGACGCTACCGGGAAGAAGGAGCGCAGGGGCTCCTGCACAAGGGACGAGGCAAACCGTCCCGGCGCAGAATCTCTCAGGAGACACGGGATTTCGTCGTCAGTCTGGCCAAGGGTCTTTACAGGGATACGAGCTGTCAGCACATGGCCGAACTCCTTGCCGAAGAGCATGATCTCGTGCTGAGCGCCAAGAGCATCGCCCGTTTCCTTCGCGCGGAGAACCTGTCCCTCGTTCATCGCCACCGGGCCCCGAAGCGGCGTTCCCGCAGGGTCCGACGGTCCCGACGAGGCGATCTGGTCCAGATGGACGCCTCTCCTTTCGATTGGTTCGAGATCGGTGAGCGTTGCACTCTCCACGGCGTGATTGACGATGCCACAGGAGAGGTCCTCGGTCTGTGGATGGCCAGGAATGAGTGCCTCTTCGGCTACTTCCGCGTGCTCCGTCAGATGCTTGATCGCCACGGCGTGCCTCGCGAGCTTTACGCCGACCGCCACACCATCTTCCTTTCTCCCAAGTCGGAAAAACTGACGATCAAGGAGGAGCTGGAGGACTCGGCGCCTGTAACCCAGTTCGGCCGCGCTCTGGAGGCTCTCGGAACTCGCTATGTCCCTGCAGGGTCTCCCCAGGCGAAGGGGCGGATCGAAAGGCTCTGGGGAACTCTTCAGGATCGTCTCGTCGTCGCCTTCCGACGGGCCGGAGTGAAAACGATCGAAGAGGCCAACGTCCTGCTCGCCGCCTACCCGGGAGAGGTCCATAACCCGAGGTTCGCTCGTCCTCCCGCAGAGGGGGCATCTGCCTTTCTCCCTCCGCCGGACGGCCCCGCTCTCGATCTCCTCCTGACTCGCCAGACCGACCGGAAGGCCTCGGGAGACTCGACGATTTCCCTCGACGGAAAACAGTACGCCCTGATAGGCCCCCGCAGACGCCCCCTGCTTCTTGCCAGAGGACAGGCGGTCAAGGTCATCGAGAAGCTCGACGGGAAACTCCTGGCTCTTGTCCATGACGGGCTCTACGATCTCGCAGCCGTCGACAAAGAGCCCCCTGCGACTCCCCCGCCTGTCATCGAGACGAAGACAGGCACTCCATGCAAAACGAAGAAGCAGAGGAAGCCGGCGGCAGACCATCCCTGGCGACAGAATCCCGCTCCTCCTGCCGCGGCGGTCGGCTCCGAGCAAGGGACGGGTTCCCCTCCCTAG
- a CDS encoding methyl-accepting chemotaxis protein, translated as MAFRIAFVGGGKGAATLLRHFIALGLEITGVMDRNSDAPAVLLAKQHRLFTTQDMDRLLQQPMDLLLEVTGVAEVTEKLRRWKPDNVGLLTSADCRFIYEIIAREEQCRQVIEGQIRSLGNLRKEIDGLVEPLTALADSLMKGNEQVRTTFTPLVAQMEELSAKAAKMDEIVHSIQGIARQTKMLGLNAAIEAARAGEAGRGFAVVAGEVKELAEDTDQSARTIGSVLSSFGQTLPAMAEPLQQIGRMGQERQVHTAKLQELIARLCKASENLDDTGKALETLF; from the coding sequence ATGGCTTTCCGGATCGCCTTCGTCGGAGGGGGCAAAGGAGCCGCAACGCTTCTGAGGCATTTCATCGCTCTCGGGCTGGAGATCACCGGCGTCATGGACAGGAACAGCGACGCGCCCGCCGTCCTGCTGGCCAAGCAGCACCGCCTCTTCACCACCCAGGACATGGACCGCCTTCTGCAGCAGCCTATGGACCTTCTCCTGGAGGTGACGGGCGTCGCCGAGGTGACGGAAAAACTGCGCCGATGGAAGCCCGACAACGTGGGCCTTCTGACGTCGGCCGACTGCCGCTTCATCTACGAGATCATCGCCCGGGAGGAGCAATGCCGCCAGGTCATCGAGGGGCAGATCCGCAGCCTGGGGAACCTGCGCAAGGAGATCGACGGTCTCGTCGAGCCGCTGACGGCTCTGGCCGACTCGCTCATGAAGGGAAACGAGCAGGTCCGGACGACCTTCACGCCTCTCGTGGCCCAGATGGAGGAGCTGAGCGCCAAGGCGGCCAAGATGGACGAGATCGTCCACTCCATCCAGGGCATCGCCCGTCAGACGAAGATGCTGGGCCTCAACGCCGCCATCGAGGCGGCCCGGGCCGGAGAGGCGGGACGGGGGTTCGCCGTCGTGGCCGGAGAGGTGAAGGAGCTGGCCGAGGACACGGACCAGTCGGCCCGGACCATCGGATCGGTCCTCTCCTCCTTCGGCCAGACCCTTCCGGCCATGGCCGAGCCACTCCAGCAGATCGGCCGCATGGGTCAGGAACGGCAGGTTCACACGGCCAAGCTCCAGGAGCTCATCGCCAGGCTCTGCAAGGCCTCGGAAAACCTCGACGACACGGGCAAGGCCCTGGAGACTCTTTTTTAG
- a CDS encoding NADH-quinone oxidoreductase subunit NuoE family protein: protein MTTCCKTHPGYEELAAFIEGLPDKKGELITVLHRAQGIFGCLPREIQEYVAEKMELPLAKVYGVVKFYSFFHMLPRGKHPISVCMGTACYVRGAEDVVEELAKQLKIKVGGVTEDGKFSLDTLRCVGACGLAPVVIVGEKVYGRVSPSQISAILAEYAEA, encoded by the coding sequence ATGACCACATGTTGCAAGACCCATCCGGGCTATGAGGAGCTGGCGGCCTTTATCGAGGGGCTGCCCGACAAGAAGGGGGAACTCATAACGGTTCTCCACCGGGCCCAGGGGATTTTCGGCTGTCTGCCACGCGAGATTCAGGAGTACGTGGCGGAGAAGATGGAGCTCCCCCTGGCCAAGGTCTACGGCGTCGTCAAGTTCTACTCGTTCTTCCACATGCTGCCCAGGGGCAAGCATCCCATCTCGGTCTGCATGGGAACGGCCTGTTACGTCCGCGGCGCCGAAGATGTCGTCGAGGAACTGGCCAAGCAGCTCAAGATCAAGGTGGGTGGCGTCACGGAGGATGGCAAGTTCTCCCTCGACACGCTCCGCTGCGTCGGGGCCTGCGGTCTCGCTCCCGTCGTCATCGTCGGCGAGAAGGTCTACGGCCGCGTCTCGCCCTCGCAGATCTCGGCCATCCTGGCCGAGTACGCCGAAGCCTAG
- the hydE gene encoding [FeFe] hydrogenase H-cluster radical SAM maturase HydE: MKTGSAEIARLLARPLEELVAEADSLRRLRHGDGVWIRGLLEFTNRCTCNCLYCGLRAANGRLGRYSLTEEEILLSVRAGFARGLGTFVLQGGEDPDWTTDRLCRLVEAVKVETEGRAAVTLSCGIKSRGDYRRLAACGADRYLLRFETADPILHERLRGGISLRRRLQALDDLREEGFELGSGFMVGLPGETEAVRVANLELCRDLALDMVGIGPFIANPDTPLAGEASGTLEATVRMTAALRLLLPDANIPATTAAGSLFSQGREAMLGAGANVLMPNVTPLAYRERYLLYPGKDTITQDGIQELEAIAAHLEELGRRADLGRGDSPSRTRTNKKQMDQNSKKTIEKT; this comes from the coding sequence TTGAAGACAGGATCTGCGGAGATCGCCCGCCTTCTGGCCCGTCCGCTCGAGGAGCTCGTCGCCGAGGCCGACAGCCTGCGTCGCCTCCGCCACGGCGACGGCGTCTGGATTCGGGGGCTGTTGGAGTTCACCAACCGCTGCACCTGCAACTGCCTCTACTGCGGCCTGCGTGCCGCCAACGGTCGTCTCGGCCGCTACAGCCTGACGGAGGAGGAGATCCTTCTCTCCGTCAGGGCCGGTTTCGCCCGAGGTCTGGGCACCTTCGTCCTCCAGGGCGGGGAGGACCCCGACTGGACGACCGATCGCCTCTGCCGCCTCGTCGAGGCCGTCAAGGTCGAGACGGAGGGGAGGGCGGCCGTCACGCTCAGCTGCGGCATCAAAAGCCGCGGCGACTACCGTCGCCTCGCCGCCTGCGGCGCCGATCGCTACCTCCTGCGCTTCGAGACGGCCGATCCAATCCTTCACGAACGTCTCCGCGGCGGCATCAGTCTTCGTCGCCGCCTCCAGGCTCTCGACGACCTCCGCGAAGAGGGGTTCGAGCTCGGATCGGGATTCATGGTCGGCCTTCCCGGCGAGACGGAGGCCGTTCGTGTCGCCAATCTCGAACTCTGCCGCGATCTGGCCCTCGACATGGTCGGCATAGGACCCTTCATCGCCAATCCCGACACGCCTCTGGCCGGCGAGGCCTCGGGCACCCTGGAAGCGACGGTGCGGATGACGGCGGCCCTGCGCCTCCTTCTGCCCGATGCCAACATCCCCGCCACGACGGCGGCCGGCTCCCTCTTCAGCCAGGGAAGAGAGGCCATGCTCGGAGCCGGGGCCAACGTCCTCATGCCCAACGTGACGCCCCTGGCCTATCGGGAACGCTATCTTCTCTATCCCGGCAAGGACACGATCACCCAGGATGGCATTCAGGAGCTGGAGGCCATCGCGGCCCACCTCGAGGAACTGGGCCGCCGCGCCGATCTCGGGAGGGGCGATTCGCCGTCGAGGACGCGCACTAATAAAAAACAAATGGATCAAAATTCAAAGAAAACAATCGAGAAAACATAA